The Kribbella jejuensis region GGCGACCGCATGCCAGGCGGTGCCGGCCGGCGCGTTCTCGAGTACGAGGCGGAAAAGCGCGGCCGCATCCAAGGCATGCACGGCAGGCCACCGCTGCGTCCCGTCACCCGGATAGCCCGACACCCCCGACTGCCGAGCGATCTGCGTCAGCAATCCGGCGAACCCGCCATCCCCCTGGTTGTGCACGGTCCGAGGCATCCGTACGGCGGCACTCCGCACGCCCCGCTCCGCCAACCCCAACGCCGCCATCACGGACCGACCGCGTCCACCCACCGGCCCATCCAGCGGCAACGGGTCAGCCTCCGTAGACGCCCGCCCGGGCACCCATGGCGTACCCGACACCGTCACCAGCGGCCGCCCGCTCCCGACCAGCGTCTCCCCCAGCACCCCGAGCGCAGCAGCCTCCTCGGCGACGCCCGCAGCCAACGCCTCCGGACTACTGAAGTCGTTGCTAAAGGCAAGATGAATCACGCCGTCGGCGCTCTC contains the following coding sequences:
- a CDS encoding SDR family oxidoreductase, with the protein product MRVFVTGGTGLIGSAVVRELLENGHDVVGLARSEGSVAALREAGAEAVRGGLAQLDVLRAAAESADGVIHLAFSNDFSSPEALAAGVAEEAAALGVLGETLVGSGRPLVTVSGTPWVPGRASTEADPLPLDGPVGGRGRSVMAALGLAERGVRSAAVRMPRTVHNQGDGGFAGLLTQIARQSGVSGYPGDGTQRWPAVHALDAAALFRLVLENAPAGTAWHAVADEGDAVRDIAAVIGRRLDLPVKPVPEETYGPLGPIFATDQPSSSAYTRETLGWEPRHPSLLEDLENIQP